One Clavelina lepadiformis chromosome 1, kaClaLepa1.1, whole genome shotgun sequence genomic region harbors:
- the LOC143458323 gene encoding uncharacterized protein LOC143458323 isoform X1 encodes MGDGGLDFNGSGGCDYTGGGGLVGGGSEGTGGEGMFGETDNYHYHHSSAADNTHLALHRSAARDVDASKGTGKMVCLIGSVLHISGDSASNSS; translated from the exons ATGGGCGATGGAGGTTTGGATTTTAACGGAAGTGGAGGTTGTGATTATACCGGAGGGGGTGGACTTGTAGGAGGTGGATCTGAAGGAACTGGTGGGGAGGGGATGTTTGGAGAAACAGACAATTACCACTATCACCACAGCAGCGCTGCTGACAACACCCATCTCGCTCTTCATCGAAGTGCTGCACGAGATG TAGATGCTTCAAAAGGAACGGGGAAGATGGTTTGTCTTATTGGTAGCGTTCTTCATATCAGTGGGGATTCTGCAAGCAACAGTTCTTAA
- the LOC143458323 gene encoding uncharacterized protein LOC143458323 isoform X2 produces MGDGGLDFNGSGGCDYTGGGGLVGGGSEGTGGEGMFGETDNYHYHHSSAADNTHLALHRSAARDDASKGTGKMVCLIGSVLHISGDSASNSS; encoded by the exons ATGGGCGATGGAGGTTTGGATTTTAACGGAAGTGGAGGTTGTGATTATACCGGAGGGGGTGGACTTGTAGGAGGTGGATCTGAAGGAACTGGTGGGGAGGGGATGTTTGGAGAAACAGACAATTACCACTATCACCACAGCAGCGCTGCTGACAACACCCATCTCGCTCTTCATCGAAGTGCTGCACGAGATG ATGCTTCAAAAGGAACGGGGAAGATGGTTTGTCTTATTGGTAGCGTTCTTCATATCAGTGGGGATTCTGCAAGCAACAGTTCTTAA
- the LOC143462593 gene encoding uncharacterized protein LOC143462593: MEFGNRGDHIFGNNYDVFANPSAGFLKKVLVKASLCAFIVAGLLTLAVFPDYSRSPQPYLSAIWLTMGGVFLTCYAVLCCKANKGKHAYIMSVTSPSRRVFSSPTRNGRLPQSSMRKHVTVTFNARQEYILTNAQVLYADEPPTYVSVCNTRGKIDAESAGASPNNQDAVPNKGDKE, translated from the exons ATGGAGTTCGGGAATCGCGGCGATCATATTTTTGGAAACAACTATGATGTATTTGCTAATCCATCGGCAG GTTTCCTAAAGAAGGTGTTGGTAAAGGCGTCATTATGCGCCTTCATAGTGGCTGGGCTTCTAACACTTGCTGTCTTTCCTGATTACAGCAGAAGTCCCCAACCATATCTAAGCGCCATTTGGCTGACGATGGGTGGCGTATTTCTCACATGCTACGCTGTTCTTTGTTGCAAGGCGAACAAAGGCAAACATGCATACATAATGTCTGTAACATCGCCGTCTCGCAGAGTTTTTTCTAGTCCGACACGCAATGGTCGTTTGCCTCAATCATCAATGAGAAAACACGTGACAGTAACGTTTAATGCCAGACAAGAATACATTTTAACTAACGCACAAGTGTTGTACGCCGATGAACCACCAACGTATGTTTCTGTATGCAATACTCGTGGGAAAATTGATGCAGAATCGGCGGGTGCTTCCCCAAACAACCAAGATGCAGTTCCAAATAAAGGAGATAAAGAATGA
- the LOC143468608 gene encoding uncharacterized protein LOC143468608, translating into MDGGGCGGGGGFSSDGGGGFSSSGGADCNAGFNTHSPSYNTYHGNSNIHQTHNTFASANVHHAGAIGQPRMTYVPARAGYQGNPRLAGAVCMIMFGAFFIIPGISLPATAAVFGSTTMTVIGIILLVIAFLLITTGIVLCCKYRNNDNTANTFVTTTTRTNVVAVPAGGTNLGTTQGPTNVHPTTMIYQQPQYVPNPPAGTGAVQPPGGYSEFPGAGQTYPSYPLGTTPAPIPTTAPSAPPPSYGDVVKST; encoded by the exons ATGGACGGTGGTGGTTGTGGTGGTGGTGGCGGATTTTCTAGTGATGGCGGAGGAGGCTTTTCGTCGAGCGGAGGAGCAGATTGTAATGCAGGTTTCAACACACATTCCCCATCTTACAATACTTACCATGGCAACAGCAACATCCATCAAACACACAACACTTTCGCCAGCGCGAATGTCCATCACGCCGGGGCTATCGGCCAACCCAGAATGACGTATGTTCCTGCGCGTGCTG GATATCAAGGTAATCCACGACTGGCAGGAGCTGTGTGTATGATAATGTTTGGAGCTTTCTTCATAATTCCTGGAATTTCTTTACCAGCTACTGCAGCTGTGTTTGGGAGTACAACCATGACCGTAATTGGAATCATACTTCTCGTGATTGCGTTTCTATTAATTACAACGGGCATTGTTTTGTGCTGCAAATATCGGAATAACGATAACACGGCAAATACGTTTGTGACTACCACTACAAGAACTAACGTGGTTGCTGTTCCTGCCGGTGGAACCAACCTTGGTACAACCCAGGGCCCAACCAACGTTCATCCGACAACTATGATTTATCAGCAACCTCAGTACGTACCAAACCCTCCAGCAGGGACAGGTGCGGTTCAACCTCCAGGAGGTTACAGTGAGTTTCCTGGGGCAGGTCAAACATACCCTTCCTATCCTTTGGGGACTACTCCCGCACCAATACCAACCACAGCGCCTAGTGCTCCTCCGCCTAGCTATGGTGATGTTGTAAAAAGTACTTAA